The proteins below are encoded in one region of Paenibacillus sp. YYML68:
- a CDS encoding HD-GYP domain-containing protein → MVSAMRLLPISMVEPGMRLGKRIYNSEGLILLGEHVELTQSLLQRLEQYGIHQIYIEDPRTSDIVIRDMLSDETRIRAITEIRDTFRKLSETDIRRKAVGQLQVGKSFRGLMDTIMQELSTHKDAMIMLSAIHATDEYLFHHSLNVCIYSVMLGMADSYTREELMTLGLGSLLHDIGKIHVPLTVLNKTEPLSDEEFSLIQQHTVYGFQYLKDEPNIPLLSAHCALQHHERLDGSGYPRGLKGNDIHELAKVIGIVDSYDAMTTNRVYRRAMLPHQAMERLFGGCGTLYDKEKLELFRDKIAIYPIGITVTLSTGEKGVVVDLNTKVPHRPIVRILEDEAGQQLDGSKEMDLSKVLNVIITDINDVPVG, encoded by the coding sequence GTGGTATCAGCTATGCGACTGCTGCCGATCAGCATGGTAGAGCCTGGGATGAGGCTCGGCAAAAGAATTTACAACTCGGAAGGCTTAATATTGCTAGGTGAGCACGTCGAGCTCACACAGAGCTTGCTGCAAAGACTGGAGCAGTACGGAATTCATCAGATTTATATAGAAGATCCGCGGACGAGCGATATTGTCATTCGAGATATGTTGTCTGACGAGACGCGCATTCGCGCCATTACCGAGATTCGTGATACGTTCCGCAAGCTGTCTGAGACCGATATTCGGAGGAAGGCTGTCGGGCAGCTGCAGGTGGGCAAATCGTTCCGAGGCTTGATGGACACAATCATGCAGGAGCTAAGCACCCATAAGGACGCGATGATTATGCTCTCCGCGATCCATGCAACAGATGAATACTTATTTCATCATTCGCTTAACGTGTGCATCTACTCCGTGATGCTCGGCATGGCCGACAGCTATACCCGGGAGGAGCTGATGACGCTAGGTCTTGGCTCGCTGCTGCACGATATCGGCAAGATCCATGTACCGCTCACTGTTCTGAACAAGACGGAGCCGCTGAGCGATGAGGAATTTTCACTGATTCAGCAGCATACGGTGTACGGCTTCCAGTACTTGAAGGATGAACCGAATATCCCTCTGCTCTCGGCACATTGCGCGCTACAGCATCATGAGCGTCTGGACGGTAGCGGCTACCCGCGAGGCTTGAAGGGTAATGACATTCATGAGCTGGCCAAGGTGATCGGAATCGTCGACTCCTACGATGCGATGACGACGAACCGTGTATACCGCAGAGCGATGCTGCCGCATCAGGCGATGGAGAGGCTGTTTGGCGGCTGTGGGACGCTGTACGACAAGGAGAAGCTGGAGCTGTTCCGGGACAAAATTGCAATTTATCCAATCGGCATTACAGTTACGCTGAGTACTGGCGAGAAGGGCGTCGTCGTTGATTTGAATACGAAGGTGCCGCACCGCCCGATCGTTCGCATTCTTGAGGATGAGGCCGGACAGCAGTTGGATGGCTCGAAGGAGATGGATTTGTCCAAGGTGCTAAACGTTATCATCACCGACATTAACGATGTGCCGGTTGGATGA
- the yfkAB gene encoding radical SAM/CxCxxxxC motif protein YfkAB: protein MSDSLPNNLSVWRKLSPAYDPWDPLPVYQQYGEHRLTSVELTVTNLCNMRCEHCAVGETLTLTEGKRIPLADLLRRLDEVEQLETISITGGEPSFHEQTVGEYIVPLLRYARERGVRSQINSNLTLDLSRYELLAPYLDVMHISFNYLNADDFYEVGFVRSERRTPREAANKLYERMVDNTRALTKGGMLVSAESMINYRTHEKLVGIHQLIAEMGCQRHEVHPMYPSAFASNLPVLSLDQTRDAINQLLDGRRRDLWMLFGTLPFYACSSSEADRAIVERLRREPCVTVRNDPDGRNRLNVNVFTGDVYVTDFSDVPPLGNALHDRLDQVFARWKQHPLYSSVSCYCAAAACCGPNLLVADTYYRDVDFTKRQAIV, encoded by the coding sequence ATGTCTGATTCCTTACCGAACAACCTCTCCGTATGGCGCAAGCTATCTCCGGCCTACGATCCGTGGGATCCGTTGCCCGTCTATCAGCAGTACGGGGAGCACCGATTGACCAGCGTCGAGCTGACCGTGACGAACCTGTGTAACATGCGCTGTGAGCATTGCGCTGTCGGAGAGACGCTGACCTTGACCGAAGGCAAGCGTATACCGCTAGCTGACCTCCTAAGGCGACTTGATGAGGTAGAGCAGCTGGAGACGATCAGCATCACGGGAGGAGAGCCGAGCTTCCATGAGCAGACGGTGGGCGAATATATCGTTCCGTTGCTTCGATATGCGCGTGAGCGCGGTGTCCGCTCCCAGATTAATTCCAATCTTACGCTAGATCTTTCACGCTATGAGCTGCTTGCTCCTTATCTGGATGTGATGCATATATCGTTTAATTATTTGAATGCAGACGATTTCTATGAGGTGGGCTTCGTTCGCTCGGAGCGCCGTACACCGAGAGAAGCCGCCAATAAGCTGTACGAGCGTATGGTCGACAATACTAGAGCGCTTACGAAGGGCGGCATGCTCGTATCGGCCGAGTCGATGATCAATTATCGGACGCACGAGAAGCTGGTCGGCATTCATCAGCTGATCGCTGAGATGGGCTGTCAGCGGCATGAGGTGCATCCGATGTACCCGAGCGCGTTCGCTTCGAATCTTCCGGTTCTTTCATTAGATCAGACGCGTGACGCCATTAACCAGCTTCTGGACGGCAGAAGACGCGACCTGTGGATGCTGTTCGGAACGTTGCCGTTCTATGCCTGCAGCTCCTCCGAGGCGGATCGAGCAATCGTCGAGCGTCTGCGTCGTGAGCCTTGCGTAACGGTACGCAATGATCCTGACGGACGCAATAGGCTCAATGTCAATGTGTTCACCGGGGACGTGTACGTTACAGACTTCTCAGACGTTCCGCCGCTCGGTAATGCGCTCCATGACCGTCTCGATCAAGTATTCGCCCGCTGGAAGCAGCATCCGTTGTATAGCTCTGTCAGCTGCTATTGCGCGGCGGCAGCCTGCTGCGGTCCGAATCTGCTTGTGGCTGATACGTATTATCGGGATGTCGATTTTACGAAGCGTCAAGCGATCGTTTAA
- the ytvI gene encoding sporulation integral membrane protein YtvI translates to MSLRTLVFCLLVALLIYASFTLGFPFMLAMLIAILLEPVVLMLNKYLRLPRIGASLIVCTLFVGGLLGFLYVVVFKVVNELVSFLKNAPSYLNEVTDFIEEATIQTQFFFDTLPPAMALDAQRWLENGLQGLTENVNSIISAATGYLIGIAKAIPNMFIFFIVFVIALYLISFSLPKLHQSFLSMFESSSRSKVNEVLTDLRRAIIGFIFAQGLISLLTYIVTLIGLLILKVDYPMAIALLIIAVDILPILGTSAVLLPWAGYSLFVGNVHLAVGLVILYLVILVFRRIVEPKIIGEAVGINALAALVSMYVGFQALGVLGLFLGPIMVIIFEALRRVGILKINIKLGS, encoded by the coding sequence ATGTCGTTACGTACCTTAGTGTTCTGCCTGCTAGTTGCTCTTCTGATCTACGCCTCATTTACGCTCGGCTTCCCGTTCATGCTGGCGATGCTGATTGCGATTTTGCTTGAGCCAGTCGTGCTAATGCTTAACAAGTACCTGAGACTCCCCCGCATCGGGGCAAGTCTGATTGTTTGTACTCTATTCGTTGGCGGCCTGCTCGGCTTCCTCTATGTGGTCGTGTTCAAGGTAGTGAACGAGCTTGTGTCGTTTTTGAAAAACGCGCCCTCGTACTTAAACGAGGTTACCGACTTCATTGAAGAAGCAACGATCCAGACGCAGTTCTTCTTCGATACGCTTCCTCCAGCGATGGCACTGGATGCCCAGAGATGGCTTGAGAACGGTCTGCAAGGCTTGACCGAGAACGTCAACAGCATCATCAGCGCGGCGACCGGCTACTTGATTGGTATTGCCAAGGCGATCCCGAATATGTTCATCTTCTTCATCGTCTTCGTGATCGCGCTGTACTTAATTTCCTTCAGCTTGCCTAAGCTGCACCAATCGTTCCTGAGTATGTTCGAAAGCTCCTCGAGGTCGAAGGTTAATGAGGTGCTGACCGATTTGCGGCGTGCGATTATCGGCTTCATCTTCGCACAAGGCTTGATCAGCCTCCTGACCTACATCGTGACGCTGATTGGCTTACTCATCTTGAAGGTAGACTATCCGATGGCAATCGCTCTCTTGATTATCGCCGTCGATATTTTACCGATTCTCGGGACGAGCGCCGTGCTGCTGCCTTGGGCAGGGTATAGCTTATTCGTGGGCAACGTGCATCTGGCCGTCGGGCTCGTCATCTTGTACCTGGTCATCCTCGTATTCCGCAGAATCGTCGAGCCGAAGATTATCGGTGAAGCCGTTGGCATCAATGCGCTTGCCGCGCTTGTCAGTATGTATGTGGGCTTTCAGGCGCTCGGTGTGCTCGGCTTGTTCCTTGGACCGATCATGGTCATTATATTCGAGGCGCTGCGACGGGTTGGTATATTAAAAATAAACATTAAACTAGGCTCCTAG
- a CDS encoding YitT family protein, giving the protein MLIGAALVSVGLEIFLIPNNIIDGGIVGISIITSHLSGIPIGVFLMLFNLPFLFIGYKQIGKTFAFSTLFAVTMMSIGTTLLHPVKPFTVDPLLAAVFGGIILGVGVGMVIRSGGSLDGTEIMAILFSKKTPFSVGEIVMFFNLFILTSAGFVFGWDHAMYSLIAYYIAFKMIDITIEGFDESKAVWIISDNSREIGDAILHRLGRGVTYLQGEGAFSGGNKLVIFCVINRLEEAKLKSIVEEKDQAAFLAVGNIHDVKGGRFKKKDIH; this is encoded by the coding sequence ATGCTAATCGGAGCTGCTCTAGTGTCAGTCGGACTTGAAATATTTCTCATTCCTAATAACATTATCGACGGAGGCATCGTCGGCATCTCGATTATTACGTCTCACCTGTCTGGGATACCTATTGGGGTATTCCTGATGCTCTTCAATCTTCCGTTCTTATTCATCGGTTATAAGCAAATCGGTAAAACATTCGCGTTCTCCACTTTATTTGCCGTTACGATGATGTCGATTGGCACGACGCTGCTCCATCCGGTCAAACCGTTCACGGTAGATCCGCTGCTCGCCGCTGTGTTCGGGGGCATCATTCTTGGGGTTGGCGTCGGTATGGTGATCCGATCCGGAGGCTCGCTGGACGGTACGGAAATTATGGCGATATTGTTCAGCAAAAAAACCCCGTTCTCGGTTGGCGAAATTGTCATGTTCTTCAACCTCTTCATCTTGACCAGCGCAGGCTTCGTGTTCGGCTGGGATCACGCTATGTATTCGCTTATTGCCTATTACATCGCCTTCAAGATGATCGACATCACGATCGAGGGCTTCGACGAATCGAAGGCGGTCTGGATTATCAGTGACAACAGCCGGGAAATCGGCGACGCCATCCTCCACCGTCTCGGACGCGGTGTCACGTATTTGCAAGGAGAAGGCGCCTTCAGCGGCGGTAACAAGCTCGTCATTTTCTGCGTCATTAACAGACTGGAGGAGGCGAAGCTGAAGTCCATCGTGGAGGAGAAGGATCAGGCCGCGTTCCTTGCCGTCGGCAACATTCATGATGTGAAGGGCGGACGCTTCAAGAAGAAGGATATTCATTAA
- a CDS encoding spore coat associated protein CotJA, with amino-acid sequence MEQTKAWYPYVSPFDPCPPVTVKTYSTPINLYIPFQPPGLPQFSPMEALKCGTLWPALYSPYEPRQY; translated from the coding sequence ATGGAGCAAACGAAAGCTTGGTACCCGTATGTCAGTCCGTTCGATCCGTGTCCGCCTGTAACCGTAAAAACATACTCTACGCCGATTAACCTGTACATTCCGTTCCAGCCGCCTGGTCTGCCGCAATTCTCGCCGATGGAGGCGCTGAAGTGCGGTACGCTGTGGCCTGCGCTCTACAGCCCTTACGAGCCGCGTCAATATTGA
- a CDS encoding spore coat protein CotJB — protein MHHKLPDHYYTMLHELQAVDFVLLELNLYLDTHPHDTQAIQQYNQCAQQRKALAYQFELEFGPLQNYGQSYTKQPWQWNDTPWPWQV, from the coding sequence ATGCATCACAAGCTTCCTGACCATTATTATACGATGCTGCATGAGCTGCAGGCTGTCGATTTCGTGCTGCTGGAGCTCAATCTGTATTTAGACACGCATCCGCACGATACGCAGGCGATTCAGCAATACAACCAATGCGCGCAGCAGCGCAAGGCGCTGGCCTACCAGTTCGAGCTGGAGTTCGGACCGCTGCAAAATTACGGCCAAAGCTACACGAAGCAGCCGTGGCAATGGAACGATACCCCTTGGCCTTGGCAAGTATAA
- a CDS encoding RNA-directed DNA polymerase, whose translation MKLKEQSITWAIKHLEVEKDTDLFPSPKEITVFSEHQEKLIKKLKDYDISQHKISPSRRFVIPKTELSYRIATQLDPLDSLLLAAILYEYGELIEKRRRPVSEKSVFSYRFNPLKNGIFYSNENSWKQFWESCLEKSKRKKFVVQMDISDFYNQIYHHTVENQLAESKFNNQIIKFIMRLLEDITKTVSRGLPIGPHSSHLLAEMTLIPIDDSLSIRGLDFCRYADDIFVFVDTEKDAYKTVYQMADILDKQQRLVLQNQKTKIFTSEEFFDVCQKNLDDNSQNEQEDEMIRVLKKYTTGPYQGTNFYQLTEEEQELFSEENIRYLITGYLDIDEPDYKKIRWLYRRLGQLGAPDGIMFTVLNIQQLIPAISDVCHYLISASRNFHDDFLLLGDHIVNILDDELFEINEYFYIAVLNLFASNSKLNHLNKLLSQFSSSSSEVKRKIILAAYEANASTWIRELKELFSTLDPWSRRALLIACSILPEDEKNHYLRHLKNTHTLSLSEETVLEWSLSKKNIGLETK comes from the coding sequence ATGAAATTAAAGGAACAATCTATTACATGGGCTATTAAACACTTAGAAGTCGAGAAAGATACAGACTTATTCCCAAGTCCTAAAGAAATTACTGTTTTTAGCGAACATCAAGAAAAGCTTATAAAGAAGTTAAAAGATTATGATATCTCTCAGCATAAAATCAGCCCTTCAAGAAGATTTGTAATACCAAAAACTGAATTATCCTATAGGATAGCAACTCAACTCGACCCTCTCGATAGTTTGCTCCTAGCTGCAATTCTCTATGAGTATGGTGAATTAATAGAAAAGCGCAGACGACCAGTTAGTGAGAAAAGTGTTTTTAGCTATCGATTTAATCCTTTGAAGAACGGTATCTTTTACAGCAATGAAAACTCGTGGAAACAGTTCTGGGAATCCTGTCTTGAAAAGAGTAAACGTAAAAAATTCGTTGTTCAAATGGACATTTCAGATTTTTATAATCAAATCTACCATCATACAGTCGAAAACCAACTAGCTGAATCAAAATTTAATAATCAAATAATAAAATTTATTATGAGACTGCTTGAGGATATTACCAAGACTGTCTCTAGAGGTCTACCAATTGGTCCCCACTCCTCCCATCTACTTGCTGAGATGACGTTAATACCAATTGATGATAGTCTATCTATAAGAGGTCTTGATTTTTGTAGGTATGCTGATGACATATTCGTTTTCGTTGATACTGAAAAAGATGCATATAAGACAGTTTATCAAATGGCAGATATTTTAGATAAACAACAGAGGCTTGTCCTTCAAAATCAGAAAACAAAAATTTTCACTTCGGAAGAGTTCTTTGATGTTTGTCAGAAAAATTTAGACGACAACTCACAAAACGAACAAGAAGATGAAATGATCAGAGTATTAAAAAAATATACTACCGGACCGTATCAAGGAACAAACTTCTATCAATTGACAGAAGAAGAACAAGAATTATTTTCTGAAGAAAACATTCGATACCTTATTACGGGCTATCTAGATATAGATGAACCGGACTATAAGAAAATTAGATGGCTTTATAGAAGACTTGGTCAGCTTGGAGCCCCAGATGGCATTATGTTTACAGTATTAAACATACAACAGCTAATCCCAGCTATTAGTGATGTTTGTCATTATCTTATATCTGCAAGTAGAAATTTTCACGATGATTTCCTTTTATTGGGTGATCATATTGTAAATATACTTGATGATGAGTTATTTGAAATTAATGAATACTTCTATATTGCTGTATTAAATCTATTTGCAAGCAACTCAAAACTGAACCATCTTAATAAACTACTATCGCAATTTAGTTCATCATCTTCAGAAGTTAAAAGAAAAATAATCCTTGCTGCTTATGAAGCTAATGCCTCTACTTGGATTAGAGAGTTGAAGGAACTTTTCTCTACTTTAGATCCATGGAGTAGAAGAGCATTGCTAATAGCATGCTCGATATTACCAGAAGACGAAAAAAATCATTATTTGAGGCATCTGAAAAATACCCACACTTTAAGCTTATCGGAAGAAACAGTTTTAGAGTGGTCACTGTCTAAAAAAAATATTGGACTAGAAACAAAATAA
- a CDS encoding recombinase family protein, giving the protein MYKALDKNAQYAVYMRKSRVDLEAESNGEEDTYTKHERILFDLAAKLGIQIREIYKEKAGTSGERISERPEMLRLLTDVEAEKWDGILAVEVERLARGDTMDQGIVAQTFKYSNTLIITPMRTYDPNDPNDEEYFEFNLFMSRREFKTTTRRMQTGRVMSVNQGKYVGNQAPYGYNRVKLPGKGFTLEPHPEQAPIVQLIFAIYTDPDPDKWMGTAKLARYLNEELKVPTARQTRWTVATINGILRNTVYIGKVRWGSRPLVKKKDSKSRPRKPRDQWIEAQGIHPPLIDEVTFARAQEVMKSNSHAPVSRNKIANPLAGLVRCGMCGGPMLQRPYNSKIPDSLICPETSCSNVSSYVHLVEQRLLIALQDWLQGLRNELNDRQEDPSTDTQAEAKIKALEKVRKELKKQLEEVNEQLAQVHDLLEKKIYTLEVFMERSTRHTERLKSIKSSLEETEKELEEERHRTSAKFDTIPKVERVLDDYPLAGSPGEKNALLKEVVRLVKYRKETGGRWSGAADQFELEVFPRI; this is encoded by the coding sequence ATGTATAAGGCTCTTGATAAGAACGCTCAGTATGCGGTGTACATGAGGAAATCTCGAGTGGACCTCGAAGCGGAATCCAACGGAGAAGAAGACACCTACACGAAGCATGAACGAATACTGTTCGATCTTGCAGCGAAGCTTGGCATCCAGATCCGAGAGATCTATAAGGAGAAGGCCGGCACATCGGGCGAACGGATATCGGAGCGTCCAGAGATGCTGCGGCTGCTTACGGACGTAGAGGCTGAGAAGTGGGATGGTATTCTCGCTGTTGAAGTCGAGCGACTGGCGCGCGGCGACACGATGGACCAAGGTATCGTAGCCCAAACCTTCAAGTACTCCAACACCCTGATCATCACACCGATGCGGACGTACGATCCGAACGACCCGAATGATGAAGAATATTTCGAGTTCAACCTGTTCATGTCACGGCGTGAATTCAAGACCACCACACGGCGAATGCAGACGGGTCGTGTCATGTCCGTCAATCAAGGCAAGTACGTCGGCAATCAAGCCCCCTACGGCTACAATCGAGTGAAGCTACCTGGCAAGGGCTTCACGCTGGAGCCACATCCGGAGCAGGCGCCTATCGTGCAGCTCATCTTTGCCATCTATACCGATCCAGATCCGGACAAGTGGATGGGCACCGCCAAGCTGGCACGCTACTTGAACGAAGAGCTGAAGGTGCCTACAGCAAGGCAGACGCGATGGACAGTGGCCACAATCAACGGCATCCTTCGCAATACGGTATACATCGGTAAAGTGCGCTGGGGATCACGTCCCCTTGTGAAGAAGAAGGACTCCAAGAGCCGCCCGAGGAAGCCGCGAGATCAATGGATCGAGGCGCAAGGCATCCACCCTCCCCTGATTGATGAGGTGACCTTCGCACGGGCTCAGGAGGTCATGAAGAGCAATAGCCATGCGCCAGTGTCGAGGAACAAGATCGCTAATCCATTGGCCGGACTCGTCCGATGCGGAATGTGCGGCGGTCCAATGTTGCAAAGACCTTACAATAGCAAGATACCCGATAGCCTGATCTGCCCCGAGACCAGCTGCAGCAATGTCAGCTCATACGTCCACCTGGTGGAGCAGAGACTGCTCATCGCTCTTCAGGATTGGCTGCAGGGCCTTCGGAACGAGCTGAACGACCGACAAGAGGACCCGAGCACCGACACGCAAGCAGAGGCGAAAATCAAAGCTCTGGAGAAAGTACGAAAGGAGCTCAAGAAGCAGCTCGAGGAAGTGAATGAACAGCTCGCTCAGGTGCATGACTTGCTCGAGAAGAAGATCTATACCCTTGAAGTCTTCATGGAACGATCGACCCGGCATACCGAACGGCTGAAATCGATCAAGTCATCACTAGAGGAAACCGAGAAAGAGCTCGAGGAAGAACGTCACCGCACGTCAGCTAAGTTCGATACGATCCCGAAGGTTGAGCGCGTGCTGGACGATTATCCGCTGGCCGGCTCCCCCGGCGAGAAGAACGCACTGCTCAAGGAGGTTGTCCGACTGGTGAAATACCGCAAGGAGACCGGCGGCCGCTGGAGTGGCGCCGCGGATCAGTTTGAGCTAGAAGTGTTTCCGAGGATATAG
- a CDS encoding putative holin-like toxin, producing the protein MPVEVFQALQLMFLFGMFILALLTYMNKK; encoded by the coding sequence ATGCCTGTGGAGGTATTTCAAGCACTGCAGCTAATGTTCCTGTTCGGAATGTTCATACTTGCACTGCTTACCTACATGAATAAGAAATAG
- a CDS encoding ImmA/IrrE family metallo-endopeptidase, with amino-acid sequence MARIIAKLARKYKTNCPFELARALNIQVWYGDLGECRGYYLRTLRRRYIAINNALSDEWQRFVCAHELGHDRLHKGMSRFFLEEATFFNPGRYEREANQFAVNLLLHQSGTIECHESVENYFARNGIPREMTRYYQSNL; translated from the coding sequence ATCGCCCGTATCATTGCAAAGCTCGCTAGAAAGTATAAAACGAATTGCCCCTTTGAACTTGCTCGCGCACTGAACATTCAAGTCTGGTACGGTGATCTTGGGGAATGCCGCGGCTACTATCTGCGTACACTCCGCAGGCGATACATAGCCATTAACAATGCATTGAGTGATGAATGGCAGCGGTTCGTCTGTGCACATGAGCTTGGTCATGACCGACTGCACAAGGGTATGAGCCGTTTCTTCCTCGAGGAGGCAACGTTCTTTAATCCGGGGCGATACGAGAGGGAAGCTAATCAGTTTGCTGTGAATCTATTGTTGCATCAGTCAGGCACCATAGAATGCCATGAATCGGTAGAGAACTACTTTGCAAGAAATGGCATACCTCGCGAGATGACGAGATACTACCAATCCAACTTATAG
- a CDS encoding helix-turn-helix domain-containing protein: MFGQRIRELRQKSNLTMKEFGKKFNLAESTISGYENEARKPDIDLLSKFADFFEVDIDYILGRTEVPSRPVSLDESDNNNNDSRTNGRPSTDIPEHVSLKHSSTNIHMSSFQQRFKQLREAANWTQDQVADKLGLSRPTIAGYESEDKNRVPREETLRKIADLFDVSTDYLLGRTNTPDRPIIPEHASPKDKRDFKKFLEQQEVMFDGVPMDQESKDKVLAFMEGMFWDAKAKNKRKKDKDNQ, from the coding sequence ATGTTCGGGCAAAGAATTCGGGAACTACGACAGAAATCAAATCTCACCATGAAAGAATTCGGAAAAAAATTCAACCTTGCTGAATCAACAATATCTGGATATGAGAATGAAGCAAGAAAGCCTGACATTGATTTACTAAGTAAATTTGCTGATTTCTTCGAAGTTGATATTGATTACATACTAGGCCGGACTGAAGTTCCGAGTCGTCCTGTAAGTCTTGATGAATCTGACAATAATAACAACGACTCCAGAACAAATGGACGTCCATCAACAGATATTCCTGAACATGTGTCACTCAAACATTCCAGTACTAATATACATATGAGCTCTTTCCAACAACGATTTAAGCAGCTTAGAGAAGCCGCGAATTGGACGCAAGACCAGGTAGCAGACAAGCTCGGGCTCTCCCGTCCAACCATAGCCGGTTATGAGTCAGAGGATAAAAACCGAGTACCACGTGAAGAAACCTTACGAAAAATTGCTGATCTGTTTGATGTTTCAACAGATTATTTACTTGGCCGAACTAACACACCAGATCGACCAATCATTCCTGAACACGCTTCTCCCAAAGATAAGCGCGACTTCAAGAAGTTCTTAGAACAACAAGAGGTCATGTTCGACGGTGTCCCAATGGATCAGGAGAGCAAGGATAAGGTATTGGCATTCATGGAGGGCATGTTCTGGGATGCTAAAGCAAAGAACAAGCGTAAGAAAGACAAAGACAATCAATAA
- a CDS encoding helix-turn-helix transcriptional regulator, which translates to MNRVKLARYESGLSIEEAARLLNISAGYLSQIENGHRHVSSERANAIALVYGKAKEDIFLPTRYAIREVDLKI; encoded by the coding sequence TTGAATAGAGTGAAGTTGGCTAGGTATGAGTCAGGATTATCAATAGAGGAGGCTGCTAGGTTATTGAATATTTCAGCTGGATACCTTTCTCAAATTGAGAATGGTCATCGACATGTTAGCTCAGAGCGGGCAAATGCTATTGCTCTGGTATATGGAAAAGCAAAAGAAGATATTTTTTTGCCAACGCGCTACGCAATTCGCGAAGTTGATTTGAAAATTTAG
- a CDS encoding helix-turn-helix domain-containing protein, with protein MQACRERARLTQEQLAEKLYRSRSCISKYENDQKEPTMTTMLKWAEATGSKDVLMALCNGVDVMTIMQSILQVGGIT; from the coding sequence ATGCAAGCCTGCCGAGAACGAGCCAGATTAACTCAAGAACAGCTCGCTGAGAAGTTATATCGATCTCGAAGCTGTATCAGCAAGTACGAGAACGATCAGAAGGAACCGACGATGACGACGATGCTCAAGTGGGCAGAGGCAACAGGATCGAAGGATGTACTCATGGCTCTATGTAACGGCGTGGACGTAATGACGATTATGCAAAGCATTTTACAGGTAGGAGGGATCACGTGA
- a CDS encoding replication terminator protein has translation MSNMILSINDIAGGGLAEKLNIELRKVAENVLDPNTKASASRTVTLSIKITPNETRQMASAEINVKSSLAPSKGIPTSFVFDFDREGKAVMKELLTRDPNQLIVNNDGDVADATGGKVVNGNFR, from the coding sequence ATGTCCAATATGATTTTGTCCATCAACGACATTGCAGGCGGCGGCTTGGCCGAGAAGCTGAACATCGAGCTGCGCAAGGTCGCAGAGAACGTCCTTGATCCGAATACGAAGGCGAGCGCCTCAAGGACGGTCACGCTGTCTATCAAGATCACGCCGAATGAGACGCGTCAGATGGCATCCGCAGAGATTAATGTCAAGTCGAGCCTCGCCCCATCCAAGGGCATTCCGACGTCGTTCGTGTTCGACTTCGATCGTGAAGGGAAAGCCGTGATGAAGGAGTTGCTGACACGAGATCCCAATCAGCTCATCGTGAATAACGATGGAGACGTGGCAGACGCGACAGGCGGCAAGGTAGTGAACGGGAACTTCCGCTAG